Within the Mycobacteriales bacterium genome, the region GGCTGATCGACCGCTGCCTGGTCGCCGCGGTGGATGCCGGTCTCCGGCCGCTCCTCGTCCTCACCAAGTCCGACCTGGCCTCGGCCGCGGATCTGCTCGCGATCTACCGGCCGGCCGCCGTGCCGGCCGTCATCCTCGGCCAGGGGGACGAGGGCCGCGGCCTCGCCGAGCTGCGGAGGCAACTGGCCGCGCGGACCACGGTCATGTTCGGCCACTCAGGGGTGGGCAAATCCACGCTGGTGAACGCGCTCGTCCCGGGTGCCGACCGGCGGATCGGGAGGGTGAACGTCGTCACCGGCCGCGGCCGGCATACCTCCTCATCCGCGGTGGCCCTGCCGTTGCCCGCCGGCGGCTGGGTCATCGACACCCCCGGCGTTCGGTCCCTCGGGCTCGGTCACATCGACCGCGATCGGCTGGTCGAGGCCTTCCCGGATCTCGCCCCGGGCCGAGCCGCCTGTCCCGGCGATTGCGACCACACCGATCCATCGACGTGCGGGCTGGATGCCTGGGTGACCGGAGGGCACGCTCACCCGGAGCGATTGCTCTCGCTCCGCAGGTTGTTGACCGCCCGCGACCCGGACGCGTGACGCACCCTCCCGGTCGGCTGTCACCGGTGGGCATGGTGGTCGGCTCCCGGCTCCCGGCGGGTCAGCCCGCGGCGGATCAGCCCGCGGCGGCGCCCGCCGCGATCGTGTCGTCGATCTCGGCTCGGCGTGCGGAGAGCTCCCGGCGTTCAGCGTCGAGGGCCTCGGCGACGTTCTCGTCGTTGTTCATCAGGTCCTCGAGGTTGATCCCGGCCATGTCGAGGACGCCGAGGTCCGCGTAAGCCTTTTGCACGCGGTCGCCCCACAGGCCGATGTCCTTGACGCACGGAACGATCCGGCTGAAGAGCAACGACCGGAATGCCTGCTGCATCTCGGAGTTCTCCGTGTACTCGAGACACTCGGCGACGTCGAACCCGAAGTTCTCCCACACCTCCTGGGCGCGGAAGCGGCTCCGCATGAGGTAGCAGCCTTCGACGACGAAATCCTCGCGCTCGGCCAACTCGGCTCTGGTCAGTTCCTTGTAGTAGTCGCGCAAGGCGAGGCGCCCGAACGCGACGTGGCGAGCTTCGTCCTGCATGACGTAGGCCAGGATCTGCTTAGGCAGCTCGGTCTGCGCGATGTCCCGGAGCAGGCCGAACGCGGCCAGCGCGAGGCCCTCGATGAGAACCTGCATGCCGAGGTAGGGCATGTCCCAACGCGAATCGTCGAGGGTGTCCTTGAGCAGCGCCTCGAGGTAGGGATTGATTGGATAGAGCAATCCCACCTTCTCCTGAAGGAACCGCGCGTAGGTCTCCGCGTGTCGGGCCTCGTCCATCGTCTGGGTGGCCGCGTAGAACTTCGAGTCGAGGTCCGGGACCGACTCCACGATCCGGGCCGAGCAGATCATCGCGCCCTGCTCGCCGTGGAGGAACTGGCTGAACTGCCAGGACCCCAGGTGCTTGCCCAACTCGTCGCGGTCCGCCGGCCCGAGCTTGTTCCACTGCTCCGAGCCGTAGATCGGGCAGGTCTCCTCCGGCAGCCCCAGCGGCCTGGCCGGGTCGACCTCCAGCGACCAGTCAATGCGCTTGGTCGCGTCCCACTGCTTGTCCTTGCCCTTCTGGTAGAGCGCGAGCAGCCGCTCCCGCCCGTCGTCGTACTCCCAGCTGAACCGGGACGACCCGGCCGCTGCGATCTCGAGCCCCGGCGCGGCGACGGGAGTGGCATAGCGGTCGAAAGAGCTCATGGATTTCTCCCGATCTGAGGGGCGAGCAGGGCCTCGACGAGACGCGCGACCCGACCGGCGACGGCGGATGCCGAGCCGTCCGCGTTGTCGCTGGGCAGGACGAGGTAGGACACGGTCAGCCGGACCACGGTCTCGGCGGCGAGGGCAACGTCGGCCGCCGGAAGGTCCGGCCAGTGCTCGACGAGGTACCCGGCGATGCTGCGCCGGGCCAGCGCGAGGATCGGGGCGGCCCGGGTGGTGAGGAATGGGAGCAGACCGCCGGCGTCGTCGGTGAGCACCGCCTTGAGCAGCGGGTTGTCCGCCGCGCGGAGCAAGGTTCCCTCGACGGCCGCCGCCACGGCCGCGGCCGGACCACCCGGGTGTGTGTCGGCGAGCAGGGCCTCCGTGGCTGCGGTGAATTCGTCGGCCTCGCGGATCGCCAGCGCCTGGGCGAGCGCGTCCTTGGACCCGAACTCGTTATAGAGGGTCTGCCGGGAGACCCCTGCGACCCGGGCGACGTCGAGCATCCGGGTCCGCTCCCACCGCCCGGCGACCACGGCCGCGTAGGCGGCGTCGAGCAAGGCGCCGCGTGTGGAGGGCCCTGAGGTCACCCCCGAAGTGTTTACACGAGAGCCCTCCGTGTCAAGGGTCGGGAAACCTGTCACTACGCTCGGTAGGCGTGAGTCGCCTCGAGCAGGACCTCGACCTTGCCCATGCCCTCGCCGACGAGGCGGACGAAATCACGCTGCGCCGGTTTCAGGCCGTCGATCTGCGGGTCGAGACCAAGCCCGATCTCACCCCGGTGAGCGACGCGGATCGTGCGGTCGAGGCGGCGCTCCGCCGCCGGCTGGAGAGCGAACGGCCGGCCGACGCCGTGCTCGGTGAGGAGTTCGGGTCCGCCCCCGGCACGGACGAGGAGCCGACGCCGCGGCGGTGGATCGTCGATCCGGTCGACGGCACGAAGAACTTCGTTCGCGGCGTCCCGGTCTGGGCCACCCTGATCGCCCTCGAGGAGGAGGGTCGGATCGCCGCCGGGGTGGTCTCGGCCCCGGCGCTGGGCCGACGCTGGTGGGCCCATCGCGCCGGCGGCGCCTGGACCGGTCCGAACCGGGCCGGCGCCCGCCGGTGCGCGGTCTCCGCGGTAAGCGACCTGGCCGATGCCCACCTGTCCTACTCGAGCCTGGCCGGCTGGGCAGCACAAGGCCGGCTCGGCGCGTTCCTCGATCTGTCCGGCTCGGTCTGGCGGACCAGGGCCTTCGGTGATTTCTGGTCACACGTCCTGGTCGCCGAGGGCGCGGTGGACATCTCCTGCGAACCCGAGGTCGCGCTTTGGGACCTGGCTCCGCTCCAGGTGATCGTCGAGGAGGCTGGCGGCCGCTTCACCGACCTGCGTGGCGAGCCCCGTCCGGACGGCGGCAGCGTCGTCGTCACCAACGGCATCCTGCACGAGGTCACCCTCGCCCGGCTGGCCGGTTCTAACTCTCCATGATCACGCTCGAACCCCTCCCCCGCAAACGCTGAAGCACCGGAGACAGCCGGGGGACGAGGGCGAGCGCGGCGGCGTCGAAGAAGCAGTACCCGCCGGCCGCGCCGCTCGGTGGGTTCCCCACCGCGATCAGGCCGCTCGGGTCGTGGTGCGCCCAGGTCCACGCGCCGAGATGGGTCCCTAGCAGTTCGAGGTAGCTGACGACGAGGAAAGCGCCCGCGTAGACCAGTGGGGCGCGGCCATAGGCGAGAAAGGCAACCAGGCAGCCGAACCAGATCGCCCCGAGGACGTCGAGTCTCGACGAGGCGACCAGGCCCCACAGCGCATACCCGCCACCGAGGCAGAGCACGGCCGGCACGATGACCCGGCGCCCGGCCCGGAACAGTGCCGAGCGACCGAGTGCGAGCGCAGCCAGATAGACCAGTCCGTGCCCGGGCGGGACGAACATCGGGATGTCGTGCAGCCGGTAGGTGTAGACGTGGAGCACTCCGGCGAAGGTGTATTCCACGACCGTCGCATAGCCGACGACGATCGCAACCTGCGCCCTGGTGCGGGCCGGCTCCGACCGCAGGCAGCCGAGGAGCAACAGCCAGGTGCCGACGCCGAGCAGGCGCTGTTCGGTGAGGGTGGACACGGTGTCGAGACCAAGTACGACGGCCGCCCACACGACGACGATCCCGGGCAGACCCAGATCGCGACCGGAGGACCGACCCAGGGCGGCCAGCCCGCGGACCGACCTAGTCGTTGACGCCCTGCACGATCGGGTATTGCAGGCATTGCGGACCGATCGGTGCGGCCGGTGACGAGTTGAGCCGCGAGGGGCACCGACCGTGATGGAACGAGGTGACACCGACCATGCCGATGAGCACGAGGACGACCGCGATCACGAAGGCGATCAGGCCGGCGACTATGGCCGCGCCGGACGCGGCCACCTGTTCTCGACGCACCAGCGCAGTCTAACGAACACGGAGCGGGCCGCCTGGTTGCACCGGCCGGCCCGCTCCGTCCCCCTCGACTGATCTCACCGCCGACCCCGGCACGCCCGACCGCGCCGGCCGCGACCGTCCCTCCCGGGAGATCGCCCCTCCACCCGGGAACCTAGGCCGTTCCCGAGCGCGGCGCGGCGGAATGCGGAAACTCGTGGCACCGCCACTGGGGCCCGGCGACGGCGGTTCCGGCAGACTGCGAGCATGCCCGAGCCGGACTGGCGGCACCCGTCGCCGCGCCTGTGGATCGCCCGCCAGCTCCAACTCGGCGCGGTCGTCCTTGTCGGGCTCGCCGCCGCCGGCAGCGCCGGCGGGCTGGCATTCGGTTCCTCCGGCGCGATCGGCGGCCTCTGTGGCGTTGCCGTTCTCGGCGGCCTCGGCTGGCTGGCCCTGCGGGGACGGGTCCTCGCCTGGGGCTACGCCGAGCGCGAGGAGGACCTGCTGGTGACCCGCGGCCTGCTGGTCCGGCGGATGTCTGTCGTTCCCTACGGTCGGATGCAGTACGTCGACGTGACGGCGGGGCCGCTCGAACGGGCCTTTGGGCTGGCCAGCGTGCGGATGCACACCGCAGCCGCGGCCAGCGACGCCCGGATTCCCGGGGTCACGGCGCTCGAGGCGGAACGGCTCCGCGACCGCTTGGCCGCAGATGGGCAGGCCCGGGCCATGGGGCTGTGACCGGGAGGCCGAACCAGGACGGTTGGGCCCGGCTGCACCCGCTGTCCCCGCTGATCCGGATCGGTCGGGTGCTCTTCGTCCTGCTGCTCGCGCTCGCGCCGAGCGCGCTCGCCCGGGGAAAGGGCGGGCCGGCCTGGGTCGAACTGGTCGCCCTCGGGGCCGCGGTGGTCGGCGGAGTCGTGTTCTGGCTGGTCACCCGCTGGCGGCTGCACGGCGGAGAGTTGCAGATCGAGACCGGACTGCTGCGCCACCAGTCGATCCGGGTGCCGGTTTCGCGGATCCAGGCCGTCGACCTGGTGCGGCCGCTGCTCGGACGGATGCTCGGGCTCACCGAAGTCCGGGTCGTCGTCGCCGGCCATGGGGCGAACCGCACCCGTCTCAGCCTCCTCCCGGCGGCCGAGGCGGTCGAGATCCGCGCCCGACTCCTCGCGCTCGCCCACGGCCTCGCCGCGGAGACACCGGCACCGCCGGAACGTCGGATATTCACGGTGCGCAACGGCTGGCTGATCGGCTCGGTCCTGCTCAGCCCCGCAGCGTTGATCTTCACCGGCCTGCTCGGGGTGACGATTGGCATCGTGGCGGCCGGCCCGAAGGCCGCCGCGCCCGTCCTGGGCGGCCTCGGCTCGGTCGAGTTCTCGCTCGGTGCGCTGGTCCTGCGCCGGCTGCTCGCCGAGTTCGGCTTCACCGTCGCCGAGGCCCCGGACGGGCTGCGGGTCCGGGCCGGTCTCCTCCAGACCCGCGCGGAGACCATTCCGCTGCCCCGAGTCCAAGGCATCCGATGGTCGCAACCCCTGCTCTGGCGGCCGTTCGGCTGGCAGCGGCTCGAGATCGATGTGGCCCGCCAGCGCGCCGCCCACCGCGGAAACGAGCAGGACGGCTCGACGGTCAGCCGCGCGCTGCTTCCCGTCGGCGACACCGCGGCCGCCCACTTCCTGCTCGGTCGGACACTTCCCGGCGCACAGGTGACGCCCCCGCCGGCGGCCCGGGCGCCGCGCCGGGCAGCGCTTCGAGCCCCGCTGTCCTACTGGCGTTTGTTCGCCTGGACCGATGGCCTGTTCATCTACGCCGGGATCGGCCGAACCCGGCGTACCCTGGCCGTCGTCCCGCTAGCGAAAGCCCAGAGCGTGCGCTGGGTGCAGGGACCCCTTCAGCGCCGGCTCCGGCTGGCGACGGTGCACGTCGACACCGCCGGCCGCGGTTGGCGCGCCGAGGCCCGCTGCCGCGACGAGGTGGAAAGTCGAGCCCTATTCGACCAACTGGCGGCGCAAGCCCGGGCCGCGCGGGCCCCCCGGCTCACACCGGAAACGGCACCCCCGTAAGCGATTCGCTGAGCTGCCAGAGCCGCTGCGCCGTCGCCACATCGCGACCCTGGGGGAAGACGTCGACGACCTTGGGCGCCCCCCGCGTCTGGCCGAGCAGGCTCGGGCCGACGAAGGCCCCGCCGGGG harbors:
- a CDS encoding PH domain-containing protein; amino-acid sequence: MPEPDWRHPSPRLWIARQLQLGAVVLVGLAAAGSAGGLAFGSSGAIGGLCGVAVLGGLGWLALRGRVLAWGYAEREEDLLVTRGLLVRRMSVVPYGRMQYVDVTAGPLERAFGLASVRMHTAAAASDARIPGVTALEAERLRDRLAADGQARAMGL
- a CDS encoding PH domain-containing protein; the protein is MTGRPNQDGWARLHPLSPLIRIGRVLFVLLLALAPSALARGKGGPAWVELVALGAAVVGGVVFWLVTRWRLHGGELQIETGLLRHQSIRVPVSRIQAVDLVRPLLGRMLGLTEVRVVVAGHGANRTRLSLLPAAEAVEIRARLLALAHGLAAETPAPPERRIFTVRNGWLIGSVLLSPAALIFTGLLGVTIGIVAAGPKAAAPVLGGLGSVEFSLGALVLRRLLAEFGFTVAEAPDGLRVRAGLLQTRAETIPLPRVQGIRWSQPLLWRPFGWQRLEIDVARQRAAHRGNEQDGSTVSRALLPVGDTAAAHFLLGRTLPGAQVTPPPAARAPRRAALRAPLSYWRLFAWTDGLFIYAGIGRTRRTLAVVPLAKAQSVRWVQGPLQRRLRLATVHVDTAGRGWRAEARCRDEVESRALFDQLAAQARAARAPRLTPETAPP
- a CDS encoding ferritin-like domain-containing protein, with product MSSFDRYATPVAAPGLEIAAAGSSRFSWEYDDGRERLLALYQKGKDKQWDATKRIDWSLEVDPARPLGLPEETCPIYGSEQWNKLGPADRDELGKHLGSWQFSQFLHGEQGAMICSARIVESVPDLDSKFYAATQTMDEARHAETYARFLQEKVGLLYPINPYLEALLKDTLDDSRWDMPYLGMQVLIEGLALAAFGLLRDIAQTELPKQILAYVMQDEARHVAFGRLALRDYYKELTRAELAEREDFVVEGCYLMRSRFRAQEVWENFGFDVAECLEYTENSEMQQAFRSLLFSRIVPCVKDIGLWGDRVQKAYADLGVLDMAGINLEDLMNNDENVAEALDAERRELSARRAEIDDTIAAGAAAG
- a CDS encoding TetR family transcriptional regulator — translated: MTSGPSTRGALLDAAYAAVVAGRWERTRMLDVARVAGVSRQTLYNEFGSKDALAQALAIREADEFTAATEALLADTHPGGPAAAVAAAVEGTLLRAADNPLLKAVLTDDAGGLLPFLTTRAAPILALARRSIAGYLVEHWPDLPAADVALAAETVVRLTVSYLVLPSDNADGSASAVAGRVARLVEALLAPQIGRNP
- the rsgA gene encoding ribosome small subunit-dependent GTPase A, which translates into the protein MIAVDRGRYTCLTADATEVVAVGARELGHHGIVVGDEVALVGELSGANDTLARIIRVEPRATVLRRSADDTDPVERIVVANADQLGIVTALADPEPRPGLIDRCLVAAVDAGLRPLLVLTKSDLASAADLLAIYRPAAVPAVILGQGDEGRGLAELRRQLAARTTVMFGHSGVGKSTLVNALVPGADRRIGRVNVVTGRGRHTSSSAVALPLPAGGWVIDTPGVRSLGLGHIDRDRLVEAFPDLAPGRAACPGDCDHTDPSTCGLDAWVTGGHAHPERLLSLRRLLTARDPDA
- the hisN gene encoding histidinol-phosphatase produces the protein MSRLEQDLDLAHALADEADEITLRRFQAVDLRVETKPDLTPVSDADRAVEAALRRRLESERPADAVLGEEFGSAPGTDEEPTPRRWIVDPVDGTKNFVRGVPVWATLIALEEEGRIAAGVVSAPALGRRWWAHRAGGAWTGPNRAGARRCAVSAVSDLADAHLSYSSLAGWAAQGRLGAFLDLSGSVWRTRAFGDFWSHVLVAEGAVDISCEPEVALWDLAPLQVIVEEAGGRFTDLRGEPRPDGGSVVVTNGILHEVTLARLAGSNSP